In the Trichoderma atroviride chromosome 4, complete sequence genome, AGAAGGGAGTCACCTacaccgaagaagaggagtaTGCCCAGAATCTCCAGGCCAAGATTCGCAACCCGCTCAAGGGCATTCCTCGGGAACAGCTCATGACCGATGTCGAGTCCTTTGCGTCTCGTCACGGGCTCTCAGAGCACACCCTCCTGCTCAAGAAGGGCGCGCTTATTGCCCAAAACCCCGCCGAAGCACACAAcattgatggtgatgagagGCTCACCCCACATGAATTGAACATTCTGGAGCGTGAAGTGACACACAAGTGGCACATGCCCGCAAGactcttcatcaccatcgcGACATGCTCCATTGGTGCCGCCGTTCAAGGTTGGGACCAGACTGGCAGCAACGGTGCCACCATCTTCTGGCCCGACGTGTATGGTATTGGTGACCAAACTATCACTCGCAACGCTATTCTCGTCGGTCTCATCAACGCCGCTCCCTACATTGGCAGCGCGTGCGTATTGCCTTTTCAAGTCCATCCATTGGCGCACTCTTGACTAATTGCCTCTTAGTTTCATCGGTTGCTGGCTCTCTGACCCCATCAACAACCACTTCGGTCGCCGTGgtgtcatcttcttcgccgctcACTTCTGTATCTGGCCCGTTATTGGTTCCGCCTTCTGTCATTCCTGGCAACAGCAGCTTGCCTGTAGATTGCTCATGGGCATTGGTATGGGCGCAAAGGCCTCTACTGTCCCCATCTATGCTGCAGAGAATGCCCCAGCTTCCATCAGAGGTGCTTTGGTCATGTCATGGCGTAAGTTTCTCTTCGGGTTCGTGCGCTAAAGCGTCTCAGCTAACGGAATCTCTAGAAATGTGGACTGCTTTTGGTATCTTGCTTGGAAGCGCCTTCAACTTGGCTGTCTATCACGTAAAAGACATCAACTGGCGACTCATGCTTGGCGCTCCTTTCATTCCCGCTGTCCCTCTGGTTGCCCTCATCTACTTCTGCCCCGAGTCACCTCGTTGGTACATGAAAAAGGGTCGCTATGCCGATGCCTGGAAGTCTCTCGTTGTCCTTCGAAACGACCCAATCCAGGTTGCCCGAGACATTTACTACATCTCTGCCCAGCTGGATATCGAGAAGGAGCTCATTGGAAAGACAAACTACATCACCCGATTCACTCAGCTCTTCACTGTCCCCCGTATTCGCCGTGCCAACTTGGCTGCTTTTACCGTCATGATTGCCCAGCAGATGTgcggcatcaacatcatcgcATTCTACTCGACCACCGTCTTTGTCAACGCTGGCTTCACTCAATTCCGGGCTCTCATTGGCTCATTTGGATTCGGTCTTGTCAACTGGATCTTTGCCTTCCCTGCTTTCTGGACTATTGATACCGTAAGTTTTGCAATTGTATGATACAAGTCGCTAGTGATATATACTAACAATCCTACAGTTTGGTCGCCGaagcctgctgctcttcACCTTCCCTCAGATGTTCTGGactctcttggctgctggtcTCTGCACCTTGATCTCTGATAGCCATGAGACGGCCCGAACCGGCCTTGTCAGccttttcgtcttcctctttggAGCCTTCTACTCGCCCGGAGAAGGCCCCGTTCCTTTCACCTACAGTGCTGAAGTGTACCCTCTGTCCCACCGTGAGACTGGTATGGGTTTCGCCGTCGCCACCTGCTTGTTCTGGGCTGCCGTCTTGGGAACTTCATTCCCCTTCCTGCTCGAGCGTCTCCAGACCGTTGGTGCCTTCGGTCTCTACGCTGGCTTCAACGTTGTCGCTTTCATCATGATCTTCCTCTGGGTTCCCGAGACCATGCAGCGCACTCTCGAGGAGCTTGACTATGTCTTTGCTGTTCCCGTCCGCACCTTTATGAAGTACCAGATCACCGTTGCTCTGCCCTGGTGGTTCAAGAAGTACGTCTTCTTCCAGTGGAGCGCGACCAAGCCTCCTCTGTACGAGTTCGACGCTGTCGCCTCTGATCTACGCAGAGCGTCTATCCACCAGGCTACCGTAGCATCATCGGATGATGAGAGCAAGCGAGCCTACtaagtataaaaagaatcTATATCAAGATGTGTTACGACTATGTTTGGTTTTAGGGATGATTGTTGCATTTGAGTATATTATTTGTTGGTTATTGTGTGGATAGGCAATGCGCCGTTGGGAATTGATACCCTTTCCTTCATTATGAAATGATATAAGGAGATAATATAAGGAATATACGAGTTTCTACGCTCTGAATCATGTTCGCTTTATGCTGTATATGTGATCTATCCGGAGTTTCTGTTTCTAAAAATATCCTCGTacaaaaagtcaaagcaGCTATTCCTATCTCTGCATGCGAACGTAATCGGGCGTCTGTAAGGTTTTATAAGGATTCCATTACACACTGCTTGCCACTAGCCGAGGCTGGCGGGCAGCAATTTTCGAATTCCCATGTGACAGGACGGCTAGAGTGTATAGCCAAGAATCCTTACGGCTAACTATTTTGTGGCATTATATGATGTGTGGTAGCTCTCGTGTAGAGAATGTAGGCTGAACAGTTCAATTTGTCAGGCCAAACAGCTGATGAGGGCGCTTGCTTTGGACTTGGTATTATTGATCGACAAATGGGCGTTCTCCGATGGCTTGGATGCACTAAGAATACGTGTAATCGGTCAAGTAATTAATATGGGGTCTACTTGGAGGTCACTTGCATGATGCAGATACGGGAAATGCTACGGTCTTGATAGAATTCAGTATTCGTCATGGGAAATCTCATAGAGATGTATATATGCCGTGTCTATGCATCATTTACATGCAATGCTATCTGTTATCAACGACAGACACGTCCAACCATCTGTTTTAAAATCAAATCAACCATCCTCCAAAGCAGTCGTGAGATTTACACTGCATGAGCTAAAAACCACGGAGTTCGGAATGCTCCATATTACACACTCCGTTGGGGTCGCAAGGGGATCGGAGATCCACAAAATCGGATGCTTGGCCAAATGCGAGCATGAAATAACGGTCGTGTCGCCTATCTCATGCATTTGCCCATGTCCCTTTGtttttccatctctctctttttgttccTTCAAAGAGGGGCCGCTTTGAATCTCTTTGGAAAGATCAGCTAACCCGCCTCGTCTCAGCTTTGGACGTAATAGCTGGGATTACGCTGTGGCGTAACGTTTACGGATAGCTGGACCAAAACATTGTCAGCATTCTATTTCTGCTTTCCAGCCATACAGACGTTTCAAATTTCAAGCATAATCGCCAACATGCCCGTATACTGACTAGCCAGCAAGCCACgttgttaaaaaaaaaaaccagtCTTGAGCCGTGGCGCATTTCTCTAGCCATGGCTCTAGCTGACGATGGcaaagacgacgatgctGTTGGGCAGCTTGCCGCAGTCGATGTGGAGAAGGCGGAGCTTGGAAGCACAACGGACGCATCTACAGACGTGCCCCTAACCCACAACAAGCTCGACCAGAGCcgcttctccatcgccaacgcGGTGAATCTGTCTCTCGACGATGTCGAGCCCACTGATGTGCAGATCCGGGGACTGACCATTGCCGTCGATACTTCTCCTTCATGGCTGGACCCTTCTACCTATCCCGAGCTGTTCTCTGCCAAGTTGAAGGCTGCACCACGCATCAAGACACTCTTGCATTCGGTTGATGCTAGCTTGAAGCCCGGGACACTGACTGCCATCATAGGCGGCAGTGGTTCCGGCAAGACTACGCTGCTCAATAATCTCGCTGAGAGAGTTGTCAGCTCGAGACTCAGTCAACAGGGGCTCGCAACGTTTAATGGCCGGGTGGGCGTGAACAGTGTTCGACATGCCTATGTGATGCAGCAAGATATCCTATTGCCGACTCTGACAGTTCGGGAGACGTTGAGATACTCAGCTGACCTTCGACTCCCATCCTCGACTAGTGCTGAAGACCGCGAGAGAGTCGTCGAGGAGGTCATTCGTGAGCTAGGCCTCAAAGAATGCGCAAACACTCGCATAGGAAACAGCCAACACCGAGGATGCTCCGGAGGCGAAAAGAGACGTGTGAGCATTGGTGTTCAGCTCCTGGCAAACCCATCCGTGCTCTTCCTCGACGAACCAACCACCGGCCTCGACGCAACGAGTGCGTTCCAGCTCGTACGAACTCTCAAATCACTGGCGCAAAAGGGCAGAACCGTCATCACCACAATCCACCAGCCCCGATCGGAAATCTGGGACCTGTTCGACAACCTCGTCATCTTGTCCAAGGGCAGTCCCGTCTTCTCAGGCCCCGTCTCGGAATGCCTCCCCTGGTTCAAGGAGCTTGGATACCAACTACCGCTGTTCGTCAACCCGGCAGAATTCGTCATCGACATTGCTGCCGTGGACAATCGCACCACTGAactagaagaagaaacctCTACCCGCCTCGAGAGATTGAAAGCGGCATGGAAGATTGAAAGCGAAAGTCGTTTTCCACCTATACAGGACATTGCTGTGATGGGAAAACGCAAGAAGCGCTCGCAGGCGGCGACGCATGCAGGCTTCTTCCGCCAAGTGCGAATTCTAACAGACCGGACTCTGAAAGTCACATACCGGGATCCCCTCGGCATGACGGCCTCTCTGGTGGAGGCTGTCATAATGGGAGTTGTGATTGGGTACTTGTTTTTCAACCTTGGCCGTGATCAGGCTGGCATCCGATCCCGCGAAGGTCTCCTCTACATCGCAACCGGTCTTCAGGGCTACTTGATTCTCATGTTTGAAACGTATCGCTTGACCATCGACATGCCAACATTTGACCGCGAGTCATCAGAGCACTGCGTCGATGCTGTACCTTACATCTTGTCCCGGCGCTTGGCTCGTCTCATCACAGAAGATTTTCCCGTGCCGTTCTTGTTTTCCCTCATCCTGTATTTCATGGCTGGGTTCGATCACAATGCCGCAAAGTTCTTCACCTTTTTCAGTATTGGCTTTGTCAACCATTACGTTTGCGTCATGTGTGCTTTCACATGCGTAGTGGCGGTGAGGCACTTCCCAGGGGCGAGTTTGATTGCCAATTTTGCTTTTACAATGCAGAGTTTAGCATGCGGAATGTTCATACAGAGCAATACTATTCCGGTTTATGTTCGATGGCTGAAATGGATTACTTGGTCGGTGAgtgtttttcttccttcGCCCTTGTGCGTATGTGAGGAAAGTTGGACTAATGATGGCATGATAGTTTTATACCTTTGGAGCCTACTGTGGAAATGAGTTTCAAGGCAGCTTTTATGACTGCCCTGAGTCGGGTGGCCCTTCAAACCCTGCCTGTCTTCAGTATACTGGAGAGTTCATCATGTCTTCACTTGGTTTCCCCAGAAACTGGGTTGCCCGTCCTATTGTCTGCCTTGCATCCTTTgtcgtctttttcttcatcttgtcaGCCATTGGGCTGCATTATATCAAAGTCGAAATGACCATTGCTCGATCGCGAGTTTCAGATACAGATTTGTCAGccggaaaagagaagatgacaGCACGATCCATCGCAGAAGTTCGAGCCATCGATGTTGAGCTGGAGAATTTCTCTCTAGATCTCGATAAACGAGCCTTGAATGGCAAGAAGTTGCCGCGAAAGAATATACTCAAGCCAATCAATGTGAATTTTCAGGCTGGTACACTGAATATCATCATGGGGCCGTCTGGCAGTGGGAAAACATCGCTGCTCAATTCAATGGCGCTGCGACTGCGCAACTCGATTGGCACTCACTACCGCCCATCTGGGAAAATGTCCTTCAACGGTGCAGTTCCGTCCGCTTCGGTTGTTCGATCGGTGTGCTCATACGTCTgccaagacgacgatgctctTCTGCCTTCGTTGACGGTTCGTGAGACACTGCGCTTTTCAGCTGCACTGCGGTTGCCATCTTTTATgagcaaacaagaaaaataCCAACGCGCCGAAGAGGTGCTCATGAAGATGGGCTTGAAAGACTGTGCGGATAATATGATAGGCAATGATTTGGTCAAAGGCATCTCGGGAGGAGAGAAGCGACGAGTATCCATTGCTGTGCAAGTCCTCACTGACCCTCGAGTACTTCTCCTTGACGAACCAACATCTGGATTGGACGCTTTCACCGCAAGCTCGATAATGGAAGTTCTTCAAGGCCTTGCGAATGAAGGTAGAACGCTCATCCTGACTATTCATCAACCTCGATCGGACTTGTTCAGGCACTTTGGCAATGTATTGCTGCTTGCCCGTGGCGGCTCCCCAGCCTATGCTGGTCCTGCCAAAGATATGCTTAATTACTTTAGCAAACAGGGGTATCAGTGTCCCCAGCATTCAAATCCAGCTGATTTTGCCCTGGATATGATTACCGTCGACCTGCAGCGAGATGacagagaggcagagagcagGGAGCGAGTGGGAAAACTCATCGAGCACTGGAAGAAGCATTCATCCGAGGCAGACGTGTCTCGACTTCCGGGGATTGTTGAAAcagatgagatggacgaaaagaagacgtcTCATGAAGATGTCAATGTAGTACCGTCGAAAGAGTCCGAACCTCGACGCAAATCCTTCAACAAAGCCAACCTTTCAACGCCAGCAGAACTCGGCGCCCTCGTCCATGAGCCGACTTCTCTCGCCACCGCCTTGCCTCTACTCCTACATCGTGCCGCCATTAACACGCGCCGCCAACCCCAGCTCATCATGGCCCGTACGATGCAAGTGGTTGGattggccatcatcttcgccctcttctttgcGCCGTTGCACCACGACTACTATGCCGTGCAGAACTGGATGGGCTACATACAGGAAGTCGGCGCCTTTTATTTCGTCGGGATGCTGCAGAATGTGGCCATCTATCCAACCGAGCGAGATGTCTTTTATcgagaagacgacgacggagTATATGGCGTCGATGCATTCCTGCTCTCGTACACAATCCTCGAGGTTCCCTTTGAGATTCTCAGCTGCTTGGTTTTCGGCATCCTGATGTGTCTCGCCGTCGGCCTTCCCAGGACAGCAACCATGTACTTTGTCTCAGTGTTTGGCTGTTTCGGCATCGTCTCATGCGGCGAAAGCCTCGGCATCATGTTCAACACCGTCGTCAGCCACATCGGCTTTGCGGTCAACATCATGGGCATGTTCCTCTCCATTGCCAACGCCATGGCCGGCATCCTTTCCATCGACGCTCCAAAGGCCTTCAAGGCGCTCAACTACCTCTCGCCGATCCGGTATTCGCTGCGCGCCATCGCTCCCTACGCCCTGCGCAACGAGAAGTTCTACTGCAAGCCGGAGCAGCTACTCGCAGATGGCACGTGTCCGATTGAAACGGGTAAGCAGGTACTGCAGCTGTATGATTTCGACGACAATCCGGTGGTGAATGTGGCAGCTTTGGCGGGATGTGTCGTTGTGTATCGGCTGCTGGCCTGGCTTTTGTTGAAGTTGGCGAGGGCACGATGGGGCAGCTCCAAGAAGTAGAGAGATGTGCAACTCAATTCCGTTTCAATGTATGCATTTTGAAGCAGTCACGTAGCACAATCTAGATCAATTACTGTAAATAAATCCAAATTGATATCCGTATACCCGCAAACATGCACGTCTTGGCATCTCGTATCGATACAGGCCCATCTTTAATCCGCCGTCAAATACTTACTTCCCGCCGCCTGTCCCGTCAGCAAGATTCAAATCGCACTTGCGTTGATCCAACGTTATCCTTTTGAAAATATTTATAACAAATATTACATTCCAGCGTCCATCGTCTCTCAGCCACTGCGTCTAGCAAGAATCGCATCATCGTACTGCCATGTTACTGGCTGACGTCACGTCCGCCTAGACCGGCCTCAGCGAATGACCATCCAGAACTCGCCTCCCTTGCGTCTCTGCAACAAAGTTCGGTCAGGCTTCAACTTGATCTTTGGTAAAAATGTCTCAAGGCGTATTTAGTGCGCAATGTGCACATATGTATGTAGAGTTCTGCGCTCTTTAGATGGTTCATTAATCATATATTATTTCTACCTCAACATTACACTCCAAAAACAAAATGTCAGCAATTAACGTTGCGCCATGAAATGATTATGCCCCAAGGTAAAAGATGCCCAGAACGCCCGCCTGCACCGAAACATGCCATCTATCTCTAGCCATCCATGCATATATCATATTCTTCGTCTTTCAAAATGCCTTGACAAAATCATAGAATCGTCTTCATATCGTTTAAAAAATTCTCTTCTCAGTGATGGACTCCCCAAACGGCTTGCCCTCGACAAAGCCATCGCCGGGAGCTGTCAGATCAAACACCTTGCGACCACGAAGCCAAGTCTCCATGACGCGACCGGTAAACTCATGGCCCTGCCAAGGTGAACAGCGGTTCTTCCAACGCATGTCGCCCTGAGTAAAAGTCCAGGTGTGGGCGTCGTCGAAAACACAAATATCAGCGTCCATGCCGACCTTCAGAGCGCCCTTGCGATGGGACAGACCGACCTGCTCGGCGGTGGCTTGGCAGCAGAGGCGGACCATGTCTGTAATGGTTGGCGCCTTGGAAGATTCGGAGCGCTTCTTGGCTGCGGTATGCAGAATAGGCAGACCAAGACCGACGGAAGAGATGCCGCCCCAAGCAGCGAAGAAGTCGCCACGGGCTATAGTCTTGACAGATGAAGCATCTTGGGGCCCATTAATGTCGACGGCAGAATCTGAATGAGGCATCGAAGGCCTCTCAAGGTGATCGgggagcagcttcagctgaGGAGTGCAAGGCGAGTGGTCGGATACGACGGTTCGGATGCAGGAGTCGTCGGCGACCAGCTCTTCCCACAGGCCATCTCGGTTGTTGGCCTCGCGGATGGGAGGGCAGCACTTGTGTCTCGTGTCGcccttttcaatctcctctGCCGAAAGTCCTAGGTAGTGGAAGCAAGTTTCGGCGGTGATGTTGATGCCTCTCTGGCGAGCCGCCTTGAGGATGGGAATCGCTTGCGTCGCCGACAAGTGTACAATGTGCAAGTGCAGCGATGGGGCGATATGGGCGTGCGCGAGGATTTCCTCAATGGCGTACGTTTCGAAAGAAGGCGGCCGGGACTCGAGGAATGTGCTGTAGGCGGTCAATTCGCCTTTGGGAGCGGCAGGAGGATCAGACGTCTGCACGGCATCTCCAACCGAGTCTGTAATGGGAGGAATCATCTCGGCGTGGAACATCAAAGTGGTCGGCTCGTCCTTGAGAGtctccatggccagcgcGACATCTTTGGCCGACACGGCAGGAAACTCGTCAACGCCGGACTCGATGAGGAAGCCCTTGAATCCTCTGACGCCGGCCTCTACGAGTGGCTTCAACTCGTCTGAATTTCCGGGAATGACTCCGCCGTAGAAGCCTACATCTACCCAGCACTGGCCGCGGCtggccttgagcttctcctcgAAACCGTGGAGAGTAGTTGTCGGCGGGATGGCATTGAGCGGCATATCAACGACGGTGGTGACGCCGCCGCTCGCGGCTGCTCGGGTGCCGGTCCAGAATCCCTCCCATTCGGTTCGGCCAGGCTCGTTCAGGTGGACGTGGGCATCCACGAGACCgggcagcaacagcttggGAGAGTGGTCTACATAGGTAGCGCTGGGAGGGAAGGCCGAGGCAGGGACAATCTCTGGCACAATAGAGACAATCTTGCCGAGCTCGGGGGATACGCAAATGGTGGCCGGAGAGATGACGAGGGAGTTGTCCGGAAGCGTGAGGACTGCTCGCGTCGAGACGAGGACGTTGAGAGGCCCGACGTTGGAGGTATGAGAGACGGTCATGGTGACAACTACAGCCCGGGGGGGATCGTTCCGGGCTCGGCGGCTGTGGGCGTTGAGTGAGATGGGCTCTTTGGAGCGAGACACCGCTACTTCTAAGAGGCCTTCACGACGAGAAACAGTGACACGAGGCGCACAGCAAGAGTACGAATAACTTCACAGACTACTAGTGGAAGGGGGGAGGAAGGAAAACAcgaaataagaagaaaaagagcgaAGAGGAGAGGCAACCGCATCGTCGGCCGGGTCCGATGACACTCCTGAAGCAGCCTAGGCCATCTGGTGGATAGTGGCGGGCTGGCCTTATCTCAAGTCGATGATACGGGGCGAGCGGTAGATAAGGAGTGGCTAAGGCGCCGGAGATGTTGGAACTGCATCGCCTTAACCTGCAATTCTGGCTATATGAATCTACCAGCCAGCCAACTGCTAGCAGTTTCCTCCCAGAGCAGCTGCAAATTTTTCCACTCCATAGCGGCAAAACCAaagtcaaaagaagaaaaatgaagGGATTCGCAAAGTCCGAAGATCACTAACAAACCGAGAAAGATCaagggacaaaaaaaaaaaaaaaaaaaaaaaggcccaCATCACCCTTATCGGTTTTGCCCGATGGAGACCCGAGATGGGATCGCATGGTCCTGAGTGGCAGACTGCGGTTGCGCGCGGCCAATCAGCATTCGATCGAGTAAGAGTTACtcgaccagcaccagcaatcACCAAAAGACTTCGGCGGAGTCGGGATTGACGATAAGCGAGAGGCACGGCTATCAAAGGCGTTATCAGCGGTGGAGTTCAGGGTCCGGATGTCGGGGCTTGCGCCACAGGAATAGCGGACGTGGCTGAGGGTCAGCTCGGGTTGGATGATTCGGATAAATGGGCTGTTGCCGTGATCACGGACGAGAAAAGAGGGGATTGCATGCTGTGATTCTCGCCTTTTCTTAACTTGGAGTAGCCGCGCCTATTATTAGTGCAGCCGGTGTAGCGCTGCGTATCCGACTCTGTTGTGCTACGTGAGAGTATAATTGACATAGCAGAGCAGCTTCATGCCA is a window encoding:
- a CDS encoding uncharacterized protein (EggNog:ENOG41~TransMembrane:11 (o157-178i190-208o220-238i250-271o277-300i371-392o404-424i436-458o464-483i504-527o533-554i)) — protein: MAEIYNHPESKGAHDASMEKGVTYTEEEEYAQNLQAKIRNPLKGIPREQLMTDVESFASRHGLSEHTLLLKKGALIAQNPAEAHNIDGDERLTPHELNILEREVTHKWHMPARLFITIATCSIGAAVQGWDQTGSNGATIFWPDVYGIGDQTITRNAILVGLINAAPYIGSAFIGCWLSDPINNHFGRRGVIFFAAHFCIWPVIGSAFCHSWQQQLACRLLMGIGMGAKASTVPIYAAENAPASIRGALVMSWQMWTAFGILLGSAFNLAVYHVKDINWRLMLGAPFIPAVPLVALIYFCPESPRWYMKKGRYADAWKSLVVLRNDPIQVARDIYYISAQLDIEKELIGKTNYITRFTQLFTVPRIRRANLAAFTVMIAQQMCGINIIAFYSTTVFVNAGFTQFRALIGSFGFGLVNWIFAFPAFWTIDTFGRRSLLLFTFPQMFWTLLAAGLCTLISDSHETARTGLVSLFVFLFGAFYSPGEGPVPFTYSAEVYPLSHRETGMGFAVATCLFWAAVLGTSFPFLLERLQTVGAFGLYAGFNVVAFIMIFLWVPETMQRTLEELDYVFAVPVRTFMKYQITVALPWWFKKYVFFQWSATKPPLYEFDAVASDLRRASIHQATVASSDDESKRAY
- a CDS encoding uncharacterized protein (EggNog:ENOG41~TransMembrane:13 (o416-439i451-470o507-523i530-555o561-580i587-605o647-672i1089-1108o1120-1141i1172-1192o1198-1220i1227-1250o1314-1335i)), producing the protein MALADDGKDDDAVGQLAAVDVEKAELGSTTDASTDVPLTHNKLDQSRFSIANAVNLSLDDVEPTDVQIRGLTIAVDTSPSWLDPSTYPELFSAKLKAAPRIKTLLHSVDASLKPGTLTAIIGGSGSGKTTLLNNLAERVVSSRLSQQGLATFNGRVGVNSVRHAYVMQQDILLPTLTVRETLRYSADLRLPSSTSAEDRERVVEEVIRELGLKECANTRIGNSQHRGCSGGEKRRVSIGVQLLANPSVLFLDEPTTGLDATSAFQLVRTLKSLAQKGRTVITTIHQPRSEIWDLFDNLVILSKGSPVFSGPVSECLPWFKELGYQLPLFVNPAEFVIDIAAVDNRTTELEEETSTRLERLKAAWKIESESRFPPIQDIAVMGKRKKRSQAATHAGFFRQVRILTDRTLKVTYRDPLGMTASLVEAVIMGVVIGYLFFNLGRDQAGIRSREGLLYIATGLQGYLILMFETYRLTIDMPTFDRESSEHCVDAVPYILSRRLARLITEDFPVPFLFSLILYFMAGFDHNAAKFFTFFSIGFVNHYVCVMCAFTCVVAVRHFPGASLIANFAFTMQSLACGMFIQSNTIPVYVRWLKWITWSFYTFGAYCGNEFQGSFYDCPESGGPSNPACLQYTGEFIMSSLGFPRNWVARPIVCLASFVVFFFILSAIGLHYIKVEMTIARSRVSDTDLSAGKEKMTARSIAEVRAIDVELENFSLDLDKRALNGKKLPRKNILKPINVNFQAGTLNIIMGPSGSGKTSLLNSMALRLRNSIGTHYRPSGKMSFNGAVPSASVVRSVCSYVCQDDDALLPSLTVRETLRFSAALRLPSFMSKQEKYQRAEEVLMKMGLKDCADNMIGNDLVKGISGGEKRRVSIAVQVLTDPRVLLLDEPTSGLDAFTASSIMEVLQGLANEGRTLILTIHQPRSDLFRHFGNVLLLARGGSPAYAGPAKDMLNYFSKQGYQCPQHSNPADFALDMITVDLQRDDREAESRERVGKLIEHWKKHSSEADVSRLPGIVETDEMDEKKTSHEDVNVVPSKESEPRRKSFNKANLSTPAELGALVHEPTSLATALPLLLHRAAINTRRQPQLIMARTMQVVGLAIIFALFFAPLHHDYYAVQNWMGYIQEVGAFYFVGMLQNVAIYPTERDVFYREDDDGVYGVDAFLLSYTILEVPFEILSCLVFGILMCLAVGLPRTATMYFVSVFGCFGIVSCGESLGIMFNTVVSHIGFAVNIMGMFLSIANAMAGILSIDAPKAFKALNYLSPIRYSLRAIAPYALRNEKFYCKPEQLLADGTCPIETGKQVLQLYDFDDNPVVNVAALAGCVVVYRLLAWLLLKLARARWGSSKK
- a CDS encoding uncharacterized protein (MEROPS:MER0005767), with amino-acid sequence MTVSHTSNVGPLNVLVSTRAVLTLPDNSLVISPATICVSPELGKIVSIVPEIVPASAFPPSATYVDHSPKLLLPGLVDAHVHLNEPGRTEWEGFWTGTRAAASGGVTTVVDMPLNAIPPTTTLHGFEEKLKASRGQCWVDVGFYGGVIPGNSDELKPLVEAGVRGFKGFLIESGVDEFPAVSAKDVALAMETLKDEPTTLMFHAEMIPPITDSVGDAVQTSDPPAAPKGELTAYSTFLESRPPSFETYAIEEILAHAHIAPSLHLHIVHLSATQAIPILKAARQRGINITAETCFHYLGLSAEEIEKGDTRHKCCPPIREANNRDGLWEELVADDSCIRTVVSDHSPCTPQLKLLPDHLERPSMPHSDSAVDINGPQDASSVKTIARGDFFAAWGGISSVGLGLPILHTAAKKRSESSKAPTITDMVRLCCQATAEQVGLSHRKGALKVGMDADICVFDDAHTWTFTQGDMRWKNRCSPWQGHEFTGRVMETWLRGRKVFDLTAPGDGFVEGKPFGESITEKRIF